The Kribbella jejuensis region TGACCAGGTGCTTTCCCTGCACAGTCCTGATCTCCACCGAGTGCACCTCGTTCAGCGGGATCAGTACGCCGCCGCCGAACGTACTGCCGTTCTGTGCGGCCTTCTCGGAGACCTCCCAGCTACCTGCGACCCACGTGTAGCCCTCGTTGTTCGTGACGACCATCTCGCACTGGTCTCCGGCCTTCAGCCCGGTCAGCTGGACCTGCACCCAGCTCCAGCCCGGCCTCGGCTCCACGGTCGCCGTCATCCGCGTCCCGGTGTTGGTGTCGACCGTGCTCACCTGCTTCGACCCTGCGACCGGCTGGTCGCCGCCGGGCGCTGTCGATCGACCAAGCGCTACTCCACCGCCCAGGGCACCAGCAAACACCACAAGCGCTGCGGCCACCATCAGCCAGCGCGAGCGCCGCTTCGGCGGCACAGGTGCGGAGCGGACCTCGCGGAGCGTCCGCTGCAGCATGAGCTCGCCGTCCTCGGGCGGTCCCTCCAGGAACGCCTCCGGCGGCACCTCACCCAGGAGGTCGGTCAGCTCGCTCAGCTCCGTCACCTCCGCCCTGCACTCCGCACAGGTGGCCAGGTGCTCCTCGACCTCGGCGATGTCAGCCGGCTCCAGCGCACCCAGGACATAGGCGCCCAGCTGCGTACGGTCGTGCTCACTCATGGGCCACCTCCTCCTCGGACTTCTCTGCCAACACCGCGCGCAGAGCTCGGAGGGCGTAGTACGAACGCGATTTCACGGTACCGGGCGGAACGCCCAGCTCTTTGGCAGCTTCTGCCACGGACCGGCCGCGGTAGTACAGCTGCACCAGTACTTCACGGTGCTCGGGCGACACCTTGTCCAGCGCTTCCATCACCACCATGGTGTTCACCACCGACTCGGAGTGATCCCCCTCGACCGGTGGTCTGTCCACGACGTCGGCCACCTCGGCCGGCCGGGCCGCCCGGGCCCGGGCGCGGTCGGTGACCAGGTTCCGCGCGACGGTCAGCAGCCAGCCCCGCACCGACCCCTTCCCGGCGGCCAGGTCGTCCGCGTGCTTCCACGCCCGCAGCAGCGTTTCCTGTACGACGTCTTCGGCCGCGGCCCGGTCGCCGGTCAAACGGGTCGCGTACGCGAGCAGGCTGCGTCCGTGCTCGGCGTACAACGCGCGTATCAGGGTCTCGGCGTCGCGCCGTCCCGGGGTGTCACCCACCGACCGCACGATACCGGGATCGCCAGGTGCCGACACCAGGAAAGCACCCACCGAATCAGCAACCGCCACACTCCCTACACGTACGCCGGCACCGACCGGTTCAACTATCGTCACCGGCATGAGCCACGAGATCCCCGCACCGGTCCAGCGCGCCCTGGACGCCATCGACGCCCTCGACAACGACGCCTTCGTCGCGGCCTTCGCCCCCGACGGCTACGTCGACGACTGGGGCCGCGAGTTCCGCGGCCCGGACCAGATCCGCCGCTGGAGCACCAACGAACTGATCGGCAAACAGGCGACCTTCACCAACACCGAGGTCACCACCCCCGGCAACCCCCTGACCATCCTGACCCAGGTAGGCGGCAACGGCTTCAACGGCCCGTCCCACTTCACCTTCGAGATCACCGGCGACTCCCTCGCCTCAATGACCATCACGGCTTAGACGGGCTCGGGCTCGCGGATTCGTTGGGAGATGACGGCGGAGACGCCGTCGCCTCGCATGGTTACGCCGTACAGGGCGTCGGCTACCTCCATCGTGCGCTTCTGGTGGGTGATGACCAGGAGCTGGCTGTTCTCGCGGAGTTCTTCGTAGATCTCCAGGAGGCGGCCGAGGTTGGTGTCGTCCAGGGCGGCCTCGACCTCGTCGAGGATGTAGAACGGCGACGGGCGCGCCTTGAAGAGGGCCACCAGGAAGGCGACCGCGACCAGCGAACGCTCACCGCCCGACAGCAGCGACAGCCGCTTGACCTTCTTGCCGGGTGGGCGGGCCTCGACGTCGATGCCGGTGGTCAGCATGTCGGACGGGTCGGTCAGCACCAGCCGGCCCTCGCCGCCGGGGAACAGCCGGCTGAAGACGTGCTCGAACGCGATCTCGACGTCGCGGTATGCCTCGGTGAAGACCTGCTCGACCCGCTCGTCGACCTCCTTCACGATGTCCATCAGGTCGCGGCGGGACTTCTTCAGGTCGTCGAGCTGCTCGGACAGGAAGCGATGCCGCTCCTCCATCGCCTCGAACTCCTCGAGCGCCAGCGGGTTGATCTTGCCGAGCTGGTTCAGCGCCCGCTCGGCCTGCTTCAGCCGCTTCTCGACCTTGGTCCGGTCGAACGGCTCACCCTCGAGCTCGGCCGGATCCTCGCCGTCCTTGGGCAGAGCGGGGACCAGCTGGTCCGGCCCGTACTCCGCGACCAGCGCGTCGACCTCGATGCCGAGCTCGCCCAGCGCCTTCTCGTACAGCGCCTCGAGCCGCATCTTCTGCTCGGCTCGCGCCAGCGCGTCCCGGTGCACGGTGTTGGTCAGCTGCTCCAGCTCGGAGCTGAGGTTCCGGGTCGCGGACCGCGCCTGCGCGAGCGCCTGCTCCCGGTCCGCCCGCTGCGCCTGGATCGCCGACCGTTCGGCCGCCGCCAGCTGCAGCGAGGACTCCAGCCGCGCCAGCACATGACCGGCGGCCAGGTGTACGGCGTTCGCCGCCTCGGCCTGCCGCGCCCGCCGGGCCGCCCGCGCGATCGACCGCGCCCGTGCCTCCCGCTCCTGGCGCGCCGCCCGCTCCAGCGAGTCCGCCCGGCCGGACAGCGCCCGGGCCCGCTCCTCGGTGGTCCGCAGCGCCAGCCGGGCCTCCATCTCGGCCGCGCGCCCCGCCTTGGCCGCCTCGGCCAGCCGGTCGCGCTCCGAGGTGTCCGGCTCGTCGCCTTCCTCGTCGAACGCTTCGGCGTCCATCAGCCGCTCTTCGAGCTCGGCCAGCCCGGACAGGTTCTTGTCCCGCTCCGCCTCGGCGGCCGCGATCGCCTCGGCCATCCGCTCGGCCTCGCCGCGGGACGCCTTGGCCAGCGAGCCGAAGTGCCCCAGCTGCTCGGCCACCGCGGCCATCGACGCGTCCGACTCGTGCAGCCGGGCCAGCGTGATCTCGACGGACTCCTTCTGCCGGGCCCGCTCGTCCTCCATCGCCTGCAGCTCGAACCGCAGCCGCTCGCTGCGTGCAGTCGCCTCGGTCAGCTTCTCCGCTGCCTCGTCGACGGCGGACTGCACCTCGATCAGGCTCGGTGCCGCGTCCGACCCGCCGTACGCGAAATGCGCTCCGAGGACGTCGCCCGCGCGCGTCGTACAGGTGACATCGGGCAGGTCCCGAACCAGCGACCGCGCCGCCGGAACGTCGTCCACGACCGCGACCTTGCGCAGCAGCCGGCGCAGTGCGGGCCGCAGCGTCTCGGGGCACTCGACGACATCCACCGCGTACGACGCGCCGTACGGCAGCGCCGGCCACAGCGAGTAGTCGTCGGCCGGGGCGTCGCCGAGCAGCATCCCGGCGCGACCGAGGTCGTGCTCCTTGAGGTGGCCGACGGCGTGCAGGGCCGCGTCGGCGTGCGTGACGGCGACCGCGTCCGCGGCCTCGCCGAGCGCCGCCGCGATCGCGGTCTCGTACCCGGGGCGAACGCTCAGCAGCGCCGCCACCGAACCCATCAGGCCGTTGATCTGCTCCGACGCCGCGAGCAGTGCGCCCGCGCCGTCCTTACGGTTCAGACCGAGCTCGAGGGCTTCCTTCCGGGCGGCCAGGCCGGTGCGCTCGCGCTCGGCGTCCCGCTCCTCGGCGCGCAGCTTCGCCAGCCGCTCGTCCAGCTCGTCCAGCACCGCCTGAGCGGCCTCGTACTCCTCGTCGAGACCCTTCTCGCCCGCGTCCAGCCCGGCGACCTGGGTCTCCAGCGCGGTGAAGTCGTGCTGTGCCTTGGCCGCCCGCTCCTCCGCCTCGCGGCGGTTGGCCGCCAGCCGGCCGATCTCGGACTCGGCGGCGGCCGCGCGGCTCTTCAGCGCGTTCACCTGGCCGGTCAACCGGGCCAGGCCCTCGCGGCGGTCGGCGGCGGCCCGGATCAGCGCGGAGATCCGGCGCTCCTCCTCGGCCTCCTGCGCCTCCAGCTGCTGGCGGCGCTCGACGGCCTCGGCGAGCAGCTCCGAATGCGCCTCGACCTCGGCCTCGATCTGCGCCTCGGTCTCGCGGACCCGGGCGGCCTCCAGCTCGAGCTCCTCCGGGTCGCGGCCCGGCCGCGGCTCCTCGGCCTCGTCGCTCAGCGACCGGATCCGGTCCGCGGCGATCCGTGCGGTTCCCTTGATCTTCTCGCCGAAGCCGGACAGCTGGTACCAGGTGTCCTGAGCGGCCTGCAGTGCCGGGGCGTCCTCGCGGAGCGCGTCCTCCAGCTCCGCCTCCAGCTCGCGCGCCTCGCGCAGCTTCGCCTCGATCTCGGTCCGGCGCTCGGTCAGCCGGGCCTCGTCACGCAGCTCGGCCTCGAGCGCGGACTGGGCCTGGACGATGTCGTCGGCGAGCAGCCGGGCGCGGCCGTCGCGGACCTCGGCCTGGATCGTCACCGCCCGGCGCGCCACCTCCGCCTGGCGCCCGAGCGGCTTCAACTGGCGCCGGATCTCGGTGATCAGGTCGCCGAGCCGGTGCAGGTTGCCCTCGGTCGCCTCCAGCTTCCGGATCGCCTTTTCCTTGCGCTTGCGGTGCTTCAGGACACCGGCGGCCTCCTCGACGAAGCCGCGGCGGCCCTCCGGCGTGGCGCGCAGGATCGAGTCCAGCTGGCCCTGGCCGACGATGACGTGCATCTCGCGGCCGATACCGGAGTCGCTGAGCAGTTCCTGGACGTCGAGCAGCCGGCAGTTCTGGCCGTTGATCTGGTAGTCGGAGCCGCCGTTGCGGAACATCGTCCGGCTGATCGTCACCTCGGCGTATTCGATCGGCAGCGCGCCGTCGGTGTTGTCGATGGTGAGGACCACCTCGGCGCGTCCGAGCGGCGAGCGCCCGGAGGTGCCGGCGAAGATGACGTCCTCCATCTTGCCGCCGCGCAGCGACTTCGCGCCCTGCTCACCCATCACCCAGGCCAGTGCGTCGACGACGTTCGACTTGCCGGAGCCGTTCGGCCCGACGATGCAGGTGATGCCTGGTTCGAAGTTCATCGTCGTCGCGGACGCGAACGACTTGAAACCCCGGAGCGTCATGCTCTTCAGGTACAAGGCGAAGGTCTCCAACCGGTGAAAGGACAGACGGTACCTAAGGAACCGCCGTAGCTGTTCGTCACGCTGCCGCTACCCGGGGGAAGGTGTTCCGCTTCGCAGTCTACAAAAAGATCCGCGGGATCCAGCGGAGGCCGAGCCGATCAGAGTTGGCCGGCGGAAGGTCTGGGAGCACAACATCGGGGTGAACATGCAACCGGCGGAGGCCCGGACGGGGGCCACCGCCGTGTGTGAGCAGACGGTAAGAATCTACCTCTTGTGTGTCAGACCGAGGCGGGAGTTCGCAGAGCCTCGTCGACGGTGAGCAGCCGACCCTCGTGGATCTGAGCCACCAGGTGGTCGTTCTCAGCCTGGAGCCGCATCACGTGCGCCTCCAGATCGGCGACACGCCGGTTGAGCAAGCGAACCTGCTCCAGCATGCGCGGGTCAGTGCCTCCAAGATGCCCTAGAAGAGCCTTGGCCATTGTGCTGTCCTCCGGAAGGGTTCTGGCCGGTCGCGCTCCTCTGTCCTGGTCAAAGCGGGAGCGCCGAAAAGTTGTGCCGTCTTTCAGGGTGACACCGGCGGGGCCGACGGGTCAACCTGGGCCACATTTGTTAAGGATACCTCGCTCACCAGCGAACCTGGCGTGGAACCGGCTGACATTTCGGGCAGCGGTACGACGAACGGTTCATGAACGGCTCGCGACGGATCGGCCGGCCGTCCCGCGGGCACGGCGATCCCTCCTGGCCGTAGACGTTCAGGCCGCGTTCGAAGTACCCGGATTCGCCGTTCACGTTGACGTACAGGGCGTCGAAGCTGGTGCCACCAACGGTCAGCGCCTCGGCCATCACGTCGTGCGCGTGGCCGAGAATCCCCTTGATTTGCACGGGTTTCAGCGTTTCGGTCGCCCGGGCGTAGTGCAGCTTGGCCCGCCACAAGGTCTCGTCGGCGTAGATGTTGCCGATCCCGCTGACCGCGGTCTGGTCGAGCAGCGCGCGCTTGAGGCCGGTCCTGCGGCGCCGGATCTTCGCGACCACCTCGTCCGGATCGAACAGAGGATCGAACGGGTCCCGGGCGATGTGCGCGATCTCCGCCGGCAGCTCCGCGCCGCCCTCGGAGTAGGACAGACCACCGAACATCCGCTGGTCCACAAAACGGACCTCTCCGCCGCCGTCGGCGAACCGGAACCGGACCCTGAGGTGCGGCTCGTCCGGCGCGCCGACCGGCTGGACCCGGAACTGGCCGCTCATCCCGAGGTGGGTCAGGACGGCGTCACCCGACGTCAGCGGCAGCCACAGGTACTTGCCGCGCCGGGCGGGCTCTGCGAAGACCTGGCCCTTGAGCCGGGACGCGAAATCCTCCGCCCCGGCGGCGTGCCGGCGTACCGGCCGGGGATGCAGCACCTCGACGGTGTCGACGGTCCGGCCGGTGAGAAAGTCCACCAGCCCCCGCCGCACCACTTCTACTTCGGGAAGCTCGGGCACACTACGGCTGCTGCGAAGGATCCACGCTGTCCGGATGCGCGGCGCGCAGGGCCTTCCAGGCGGTCTCGGCGGCCTGCTGCTCGGCTTCCTTCTTGCTCCGGCCGATGCCGTGTCCGTACGTATCGGTCCCGATCCGGACCCGCGCCTCGAACGTCTTGGCGTGGTCCGGCCCGGATTCGGCGATCACGTACTCCGGGACGCCGACGCCGAGCTGGGCGACCAGCTCCTGCAGCGAGGTCTTCCAGTCCAGGCCGGCGCCGAGCCGGGCCGACGACTCCATCAGGTCGTCGAACAGCCGGTGCACCACCCCGCCCGCGACCTCGAAGCCGCGGTCCAGGTAGACCGCACCGATCAGCGCCTCGACACAGTCGGCGAGGATCGACGACTTGTCCCGACCACCGGTGGCCTCTTCCCCGCGGCCGAGCCGTAGGTACTTGCCGAGCTTGAGCTCGCGGGCGACCCCCGCGAGCGCACGCATGTTGACCACCGCGGCCCGGAGCTTGGCCAAGCGGCCTTCACTCAGGTCCGGGTGGTTCCGGAACAGCGACTCCGTGACGATGACGCCGAGCACGGAGTCCCCGAGGAACTCCAGCCGCTCGTTCGTCGGCAGCCCACCGTTCTCGTACGCGTACGAGCGGTGGGTGAAGGCGTGCTCCAGCAAATTGTCAGCCAGCGATACGCCGAGCCGCTGATTCAGCTCGGCGTAGAGCCCCGTTTCGTTGACCGAAGAATTCACTGACTGGTGCCGTTTAGCTCTCGACGACCTGGCGACGCTCGCCCTTCGCGCCGTACTGGCCGCAGTTCGGGCAGACGGTGTGCTGCAGGTGCTTCGCGCGGCAGGCGGGGTTCACGCAGGTCACCAGCGACGGGGCAGTGGTATTCCACTGGGCCCGGCGGCTGCGGGTGTTGCTGCGCGACATCTTCCGCTTCGGAACGGCCACGGTTACGGACTCCTCGGTTTCACTGGCTGGTCGGGACCGGCCGGTTTCGGTTGGTGTATCTAGTTGTTCTGCTCGTCCTGCTCGCGCAGGTTGCCGAGGGCGGCCCAGCGGGGATCGATCCGTTCCCCGTGCTTGTGGCCGGGCTCGTCCGCCAGGCGTGCCCCGCACTCGGGGCACAGACCCGGACAGTCGTCCGTACACAGTGGCTGGAACGGCAGTGCGAGCACCACCTGGTCCCTCAGCACCGGCTCGAGGTCGATCAGATCGCCCTCCATCCGGCTGGCCTCGTCCGGCTCGGCGTCGCTCTCCGGGTAGACGTACAGTTCCTGGACGTCAGCGAGGAACTCGTCCTCGATATCGACCAGGCACCGCGCGCACTCCCCGACCAGGCGGCCACGGGCCGTTCCGGTGACGAGCACCCCTTCGACCACCGATTCCAACCGTAGATCGAACTGGATCGGATCGCCTTCGGGGACGCCGATCACGTCGATTCCGAGATCCGCCGGCGCCGGCGCCGTGAAGCTGACTTCGCGTTGGGACCCGGCGCGGCGTGTCAGCTCGTGCGTGTCGATCACGAGGGGGGACCGCGGGTCCAAGACGCTCAGGGCAAACCTTTCAGGCGTGGGCAGGCAAGATCTCGGTCTCGTCGAGACCGGTTGTCAAGACTACCAACTCCGCGGCGTAGCGCCCAATCCGGGGGAAGCTACAGGGTGTTCAGTAACCGAGCGTGAACGGCGGGCGTCACGAACGTGCTGACGTCGCCGCCGAGCCGGGCGATCTCCTTGACCCAGCTGGACGAGATGAACGCGTGCTCCGGCGCGGTCGGGAAGAACAGCGTGTCCACCCCGGTCATCCGCCGGTTCAGCTGGGCCATCTGCAGCTCGTAGTCGTAGTCGGCGGCCGAACGCAGGCCCTTGACGATCACGCCGGCTCCCTCGGCCTTGCAGTAGTCGACGACCAGGCCGTCGAACGAGCCGACGCGGACGTTCGGGAACGGCTCGACGAGCTCGGTGAGCATCTCGAGCCGCTCCTGCGGGCCGAACAGCCGATTCTTCGACTGGTTCACCCCGGCGGCGACGATCAGCTCGTCGAAGGCGGCCGCCGCCCGCGTGACGATGTCGAGATGCCCGACAGTGGGTGGGTCGAAGGTGCCCGGAAAAACAGCCCTACTCATCCGCGGAGCCTAGTTTTGGCCATGGCGGTGACCGTACCAAAGGCGGGCCTCGCCGTACTTGCGGTCCCGCAGCGCGGCGAACCCCGCCGGCCACTCCCACGGCTCGCGCTTGCCGCGCTCCACCACCACGAGCGCGTCGTCCGCGAGCCAGCCGCGCGCGGCCAGATCGGTGAGCACGTCCTGCAGCTCGGCGGTCTCCAGCTTGTACGGCGGATCCGCGAAGACGAGGTCGAACACCGCCGGCGCGTCACTCGCCGTGATCTTCTCCACCGGCCGGGTGAGCAGCTTCGCGCCCGGGAGGTCCACGACCTTGATGTTCGCCGCGATCACGTCCGCCGCGCGCCGGTCGGACTCGACGAGTACGGCGGTGGCGGCGCCGCGGGACAGCGCCTCCAGGCCGATCGCGCCGGATCCGGCGTACAGGTCGAGCACCGCCAGCCCGGCGAAGCTGCCGAACTCCGACTCCAGCGACGAGAACAACGCCTCCCGCACCCGATCAGCCGTCGGCCGCGTCCCACTCCCCGCCGGCACCCCAATCCGCCGCCCGCCGGCCGCTCCCCCGACAATGCGCGTCACGTCTTCTCCAGGTATTCGGTGGTCTCCGATTCCAGGGCGTTGCGGACGATGGCGAGTAGCTCGGGGAACTCGGACAGGGCGGGGTCCACGCCGACGATTCTGGTCGCCTCCTGTCGCGCGGCGAGGATCACGTCCTCGTCGCGCAGCACGCTCAGCAGCTTCAGGCTGCTTCGCTTGCCGGACTGGGCGACACCGAGCACGTCGCCCTCCCGCCGGGTCTCCAGGTCGATCCGGGACAGCTCGAACCCGTCCGTCGTCGACGCGACCGCCTCGAGCCGCGCGTACGACTTCGACCCGGCCCACAGGTCCGTGACGAGCAGGCAGAGCCCCGGCACCTTGCCCCGCCCGACCCGTCCACGCAGCTGGTGCAGCTGCGAGATCCCGAACCGGTCGGCGTCCATGATCACCATCGTCGAGGCGTTCGGTACGTCGACCCCGACCTCGATCACCGTGGTCGCGATCAGTACGTCGATCTCGCCGGCCGCGAACCGCGACATCACCGCGTCCTTCTCGTCGGCCGGCAACCGCCCGTGCAGGATCTCCACCCGCAGGTCGTGCAGGATCTCGGTGAGCGCGTCGTACACCTGCAGCACCGAGATCGGCGGCCGCGCCTGCTTCTTCCCGCCT contains the following coding sequences:
- a CDS encoding nuclear transport factor 2 family protein, producing the protein MSHEIPAPVQRALDAIDALDNDAFVAAFAPDGYVDDWGREFRGPDQIRRWSTNELIGKQATFTNTEVTTPGNPLTILTQVGGNGFNGPSHFTFEITGDSLASMTITA
- the coaD gene encoding pantetheine-phosphate adenylyltransferase, with amino-acid sequence MSRAVFPGTFDPPTVGHLDIVTRAAAAFDELIVAAGVNQSKNRLFGPQERLEMLTELVEPFPNVRVGSFDGLVVDYCKAEGAGVIVKGLRSAADYDYELQMAQLNRRMTGVDTLFFPTAPEHAFISSSWVKEIARLGGDVSTFVTPAVHARLLNTL
- a CDS encoding anti-sigma factor family protein → MSEHDRTQLGAYVLGALEPADIAEVEEHLATCAECRAEVTELSELTDLLGEVPPEAFLEGPPEDGELMLQRTLREVRSAPVPPKRRSRWLMVAAALVVFAGALGGGVALGRSTAPGGDQPVAGSKQVSTVDTNTGTRMTATVEPRPGWSWVQVQLTGLKAGDQCEMVVTNNEGYTWVAGSWEVSEKAAQNGSTFGGGVLIPLNEVHSVEIRTVQGKHLVTATI
- the rnc gene encoding ribonuclease III produces the protein MNSSVNETGLYAELNQRLGVSLADNLLEHAFTHRSYAYENGGLPTNERLEFLGDSVLGVIVTESLFRNHPDLSEGRLAKLRAAVVNMRALAGVARELKLGKYLRLGRGEEATGGRDKSSILADCVEALIGAVYLDRGFEVAGGVVHRLFDDLMESSARLGAGLDWKTSLQELVAQLGVGVPEYVIAESGPDHAKTFEARVRIGTDTYGHGIGRSKKEAEQQAAETAWKALRAAHPDSVDPSQQP
- the smc gene encoding chromosome segregation protein SMC, with amino-acid sequence MTLRGFKSFASATTMNFEPGITCIVGPNGSGKSNVVDALAWVMGEQGAKSLRGGKMEDVIFAGTSGRSPLGRAEVVLTIDNTDGALPIEYAEVTISRTMFRNGGSDYQINGQNCRLLDVQELLSDSGIGREMHVIVGQGQLDSILRATPEGRRGFVEEAAGVLKHRKRKEKAIRKLEATEGNLHRLGDLITEIRRQLKPLGRQAEVARRAVTIQAEVRDGRARLLADDIVQAQSALEAELRDEARLTERRTEIEAKLREARELEAELEDALREDAPALQAAQDTWYQLSGFGEKIKGTARIAADRIRSLSDEAEEPRPGRDPEELELEAARVRETEAQIEAEVEAHSELLAEAVERRQQLEAQEAEEERRISALIRAAADRREGLARLTGQVNALKSRAAAAESEIGRLAANRREAEERAAKAQHDFTALETQVAGLDAGEKGLDEEYEAAQAVLDELDERLAKLRAEERDAERERTGLAARKEALELGLNRKDGAGALLAASEQINGLMGSVAALLSVRPGYETAIAAALGEAADAVAVTHADAALHAVGHLKEHDLGRAGMLLGDAPADDYSLWPALPYGASYAVDVVECPETLRPALRRLLRKVAVVDDVPAARSLVRDLPDVTCTTRAGDVLGAHFAYGGSDAAPSLIEVQSAVDEAAEKLTEATARSERLRFELQAMEDERARQKESVEITLARLHESDASMAAVAEQLGHFGSLAKASRGEAERMAEAIAAAEAERDKNLSGLAELEERLMDAEAFDEEGDEPDTSERDRLAEAAKAGRAAEMEARLALRTTEERARALSGRADSLERAARQEREARARSIARAARRARQAEAANAVHLAAGHVLARLESSLQLAAAERSAIQAQRADREQALAQARSATRNLSSELEQLTNTVHRDALARAEQKMRLEALYEKALGELGIEVDALVAEYGPDQLVPALPKDGEDPAELEGEPFDRTKVEKRLKQAERALNQLGKINPLALEEFEAMEERHRFLSEQLDDLKKSRRDLMDIVKEVDERVEQVFTEAYRDVEIAFEHVFSRLFPGGEGRLVLTDPSDMLTTGIDVEARPPGKKVKRLSLLSGGERSLVAVAFLVALFKARPSPFYILDEVEAALDDTNLGRLLEIYEELRENSQLLVITHQKRTMEVADALYGVTMRGDGVSAVISQRIREPEPV
- the mutM gene encoding bifunctional DNA-formamidopyrimidine glycosylase/DNA-(apurinic or apyrimidinic site) lyase translates to MPELPEVEVVRRGLVDFLTGRTVDTVEVLHPRPVRRHAAGAEDFASRLKGQVFAEPARRGKYLWLPLTSGDAVLTHLGMSGQFRVQPVGAPDEPHLRVRFRFADGGGEVRFVDQRMFGGLSYSEGGAELPAEIAHIARDPFDPLFDPDEVVAKIRRRRTGLKRALLDQTAVSGIGNIYADETLWRAKLHYARATETLKPVQIKGILGHAHDVMAEALTVGGTSFDALYVNVNGESGYFERGLNVYGQEGSPCPRDGRPIRREPFMNRSSYRCPKCQPVPRQVRW
- a CDS encoding YceD family protein, which gives rise to MIDTHELTRRAGSQREVSFTAPAPADLGIDVIGVPEGDPIQFDLRLESVVEGVLVTGTARGRLVGECARCLVDIEDEFLADVQELYVYPESDAEPDEASRMEGDLIDLEPVLRDQVVLALPFQPLCTDDCPGLCPECGARLADEPGHKHGERIDPRWAALGNLREQDEQNN
- the rpmF gene encoding 50S ribosomal protein L32; amino-acid sequence: MAVPKRKMSRSNTRSRRAQWNTTAPSLVTCVNPACRAKHLQHTVCPNCGQYGAKGERRQVVES
- a CDS encoding sigma-70 family RNA polymerase sigma factor; translation: MGDTPGRRDAETLIRALYAEHGRSLLAYATRLTGDRAAAEDVVQETLLRAWKHADDLAAGKGSVRGWLLTVARNLVTDRARARAARPAEVADVVDRPPVEGDHSESVVNTMVVMEALDKVSPEHREVLVQLYYRGRSVAEAAKELGVPPGTVKSRSYYALRALRAVLAEKSEEEVAHE
- the rsmD gene encoding 16S rRNA (guanine(966)-N(2))-methyltransferase RsmD, with translation MTRIVGGAAGGRRIGVPAGSGTRPTADRVREALFSSLESEFGSFAGLAVLDLYAGSGAIGLEALSRGAATAVLVESDRRAADVIAANIKVVDLPGAKLLTRPVEKITASDAPAVFDLVFADPPYKLETAELQDVLTDLAARGWLADDALVVVERGKREPWEWPAGFAALRDRKYGEARLWYGHRHGQN